One region of Erwinia tracheiphila genomic DNA includes:
- the tusD gene encoding sulfurtransferase complex subunit TusD: MRFILMVTGPAYGTQQASSALLFAQALLEQGHVLESVFFYREGVLNANALTSPANDEFNLTHGWQQLNQQQDVTLNICVSAALRRGIANEQEAKNLGLTCANLAEGFQLAGLGALAEAALTCDRLVQF; encoded by the coding sequence ATGCGTTTTATCCTGATGGTCACCGGCCCTGCTTATGGCACGCAGCAGGCAAGTAGCGCTTTATTGTTTGCTCAGGCGTTGCTGGAGCAAGGACACGTGCTGGAAAGCGTGTTTTTTTATCGTGAAGGTGTGCTGAATGCGAATGCACTGACTTCACCAGCAAATGATGAATTCAATCTGACTCATGGCTGGCAGCAGCTCAATCAGCAACAGGATGTCACGTTAAATATCTGTGTTTCAGCGGCCTTACGTCGTGGCATTGCTAATGAGCAGGAAGCAAAAAACCTTGGCCTGACGTGCGCTAATCTGGCGGAGGGGTTCCAGCTTGCGGGATTGGGCGCTCTGGCCGAGGCGGCGTTAACCTGCGATCGTCTGGTGCAATTCTGA
- the tusC gene encoding sulfurtransferase complex subunit TusC, which produces MNRIAIVFTRSPHGTSAGREGLDAALALCALNENIALFFVSDGVLQLLTEQQPARVLARNYVAAFGLLPLYDIDEMYICAASLMERGLPIEGARVLPAKVVSPTELRSLLARFDRIITF; this is translated from the coding sequence ATGAATCGTATCGCTATCGTATTTACCCGGTCTCCGCATGGTACCAGCGCTGGCCGGGAAGGATTAGATGCTGCATTGGCTCTCTGCGCACTCAATGAAAATATTGCGCTATTTTTTGTCAGCGATGGGGTGCTGCAACTTCTTACTGAACAGCAGCCTGCAAGGGTGTTGGCGCGCAATTATGTTGCTGCTTTCGGACTGCTTCCTTTGTATGACATTGACGAAATGTATATTTGCGCAGCCTCCCTTATGGAACGCGGTCTGCCAATTGAGGGCGCGCGAGTATTACCCGCAAAGGTGGTTTCGCCAACAGAGTTGCGTAGCTTGTTGGCGCGTTTTGACCGTATTATTACTTTCTGA
- the tusB gene encoding sulfurtransferase complex subunit TusB has protein sequence MLHLLIHSPFQCDFDALLRVLAKGDDVLLLQDGVLAALEGSEALKKLLEKDIGLYVLHEDILARGLSARISLSAGKVSYTDFVALTVKHSQQMTW, from the coding sequence ATGCTACATCTTCTTATCCATTCACCCTTTCAATGCGACTTTGATGCGCTGCTCCGCGTGCTGGCGAAGGGCGATGATGTGCTGCTGCTACAGGATGGTGTGTTGGCGGCCCTGGAAGGGAGTGAGGCACTTAAAAAATTGCTGGAGAAAGATATCGGCCTGTACGTATTACATGAAGATATCCTGGCGCGTGGACTTTCTGCTCGAATTTCACTCAGTGCAGGAAAGGTAAGCTATACTGATTTCGTTGCGCTGACGGTAAAACATTCCCAGCAAATGACCTGGTAG
- the rpsL gene encoding 30S ribosomal protein S12 — translation MATVNQLVRKPRARKVAKSNVPALEACPQKRGVCTRVYTTTPKKPNSALRKVCRVRLTNGFEVTSYIGGEGHNLQEHSVILIRGGRVKDLPGVRYHTVRGALDCSGVKDRKQSRSKYGVKKPKA, via the coding sequence ATGGCAACAGTTAATCAGCTGGTTCGCAAACCACGCGCACGCAAAGTTGCAAAGAGCAACGTGCCTGCGCTGGAAGCCTGCCCGCAGAAACGTGGTGTATGTACGCGCGTATATACTACTACTCCTAAAAAACCGAACTCCGCGCTGCGTAAAGTATGCCGTGTTCGTTTAACCAACGGTTTTGAAGTTACCTCCTATATTGGTGGTGAAGGCCACAACCTGCAGGAGCACTCCGTGATCCTGATTCGTGGCGGTCGTGTTAAAGACTTGCCAGGTGTGCGTTACCACACTGTTCGTGGCGCGCTGGACTGCTCAGGTGTTAAAGACCGTAAGCAGTCACGCTCCAAGTATGGCGTGAAGAAGCCAAAGGCTTAA
- the rpsG gene encoding 30S ribosomal protein S7, with protein MPRRRVIGQRKILPDPKFGSELLAKFVNILMVDGKKSTAESIVYTALETLAQRSGKNELEAFEVALDNVRPTVEVKSRRVGGSTYQVPVEVRPVRRNALAMRWIVEAARKRGDKSMALRLANELSDAADNKGTAVKKREDVHRMAEANKAFAHYRW; from the coding sequence ATGCCACGTCGTCGCGTTATTGGCCAGCGTAAAATTCTGCCAGATCCTAAGTTCGGATCAGAGCTGCTGGCTAAATTTGTAAATATCCTGATGGTAGATGGTAAAAAATCTACTGCTGAATCCATCGTTTATACTGCGCTTGAGACCCTGGCTCAACGTTCTGGTAAAAACGAACTGGAAGCATTTGAAGTAGCCCTGGACAATGTCCGCCCAACCGTGGAAGTGAAATCCCGCCGTGTGGGTGGGTCTACTTATCAGGTACCAGTTGAAGTCCGTCCGGTCCGTCGTAATGCCCTGGCAATGCGTTGGATTGTTGAAGCTGCTCGTAAACGCGGTGATAAATCAATGGCTTTACGCCTGGCGAACGAACTTTCTGATGCTGCTGACAACAAAGGTACAGCAGTGAAGAAACGTGAAGACGTTCACCGTATGGCTGAAGCCAACAAGGCGTTCGCTCACTACCGCTGGTAA
- the fusA gene encoding elongation factor G yields the protein MARTTPIARYRNIGISAHIDAGKTTTTERILFYTGVNHKIGEVHDGAATMDWMAQEQERGITITSAATTAFWSGMAKQFEPHRVNIIDTPGHVDFTIEVERSMRVLDGAVMVYCAVGGVQPQSETVWRQANKYKVPRIAFVNKMDRMGANFLKVVGQIKSRLGANPVPLQLAIGAEEKFTGVVDLVKMKAINWNDADQGVTFEYEEIPSDMQELAEEWHQNLIESAAEASEELMEKYLGGEELTEEEIKSALRQRVLNNEIILVTCGSAFKNKGVQAMLDAVVEYLPAPTDVPAINGILDDGKETPAERHATDDEPFSALAFKIATDPFVGNLTFFRVYSGVVNSGDTVLNSVKSARERFGRIVQMHANKREEIKEVRAGDIAAAIGLKDVTTGDTLCDPDSPIILERMEFPEPVISIAVEPKTKADQEKMGLALGRLAKEDPSFRVWTDEESNQTIIAGMGELHLDIIVDRMKREFNVEANVGKPQVAYREAIRAKVTDIEGKHAKQSGGRGQYGHVVIDMYPLEPGSNPKGYEFVNDIKGGVIPGEYIPAVDKGIQEQLKSGPLAGYPVVDMGIRLHFGSYHDVDSSELAFKLAASIAFKQGFKQAKPVLLEPIMKVEVETPEENTGDVIGDLSRRRGTLRGQESNVTGNVIHAEVPLSEMFGYATQLRSITKGRASYSMEFLKYDDAPNNVAQAVIEARGK from the coding sequence ATGGCTCGCACAACACCCATTGCACGCTATCGTAATATCGGTATCAGTGCTCACATCGACGCCGGCAAGACTACAACAACTGAACGTATTCTGTTCTACACTGGTGTAAATCACAAAATCGGTGAAGTTCATGACGGCGCAGCTACCATGGACTGGATGGCGCAGGAGCAGGAGCGTGGTATTACCATTACCTCCGCTGCAACGACCGCTTTTTGGTCAGGTATGGCTAAACAGTTCGAGCCGCACCGTGTAAACATCATCGACACCCCGGGACACGTTGACTTCACCATTGAAGTTGAGCGTTCCATGCGTGTTCTTGACGGTGCAGTCATGGTTTACTGTGCCGTTGGCGGTGTTCAGCCACAGTCTGAAACCGTATGGCGCCAGGCAAACAAATATAAAGTTCCACGTATTGCGTTCGTTAACAAAATGGACCGCATGGGTGCGAACTTCCTGAAAGTGGTTGGCCAGATTAAATCACGTCTGGGCGCTAACCCTGTTCCATTGCAGCTGGCAATTGGCGCAGAAGAAAAGTTCACTGGTGTTGTCGACCTGGTGAAAATGAAAGCGATTAACTGGAATGACGCCGATCAGGGCGTAACCTTCGAATACGAAGAGATTCCATCTGATATGCAGGAACTGGCCGAAGAATGGCACCAGAATCTGATTGAGTCCGCAGCGGAAGCATCTGAAGAGCTGATGGAAAAATATCTGGGCGGTGAAGAACTGACTGAAGAAGAGATTAAATCTGCTCTTCGCCAGCGTGTTCTGAACAACGAAATCATCCTGGTTACCTGTGGTTCTGCGTTTAAAAACAAAGGCGTTCAGGCAATGCTGGATGCGGTTGTTGAATATCTGCCAGCACCAACTGATGTTCCTGCGATCAATGGTATCCTGGATGATGGTAAAGAGACGCCTGCTGAACGTCATGCGACCGATGATGAGCCATTCTCTGCACTGGCATTTAAAATCGCAACTGACCCGTTTGTAGGTAATCTGACGTTCTTCCGCGTTTATTCTGGCGTGGTTAACTCCGGTGATACCGTTCTGAACTCGGTAAAATCTGCACGTGAACGTTTTGGCCGTATCGTACAGATGCACGCTAACAAACGTGAAGAGATCAAAGAAGTTCGTGCGGGTGATATCGCTGCTGCTATTGGTTTGAAAGATGTTACCACGGGTGACACGCTGTGCGATCCAGACTCTCCAATCATTCTGGAGCGCATGGAATTCCCTGAGCCGGTAATCTCTATCGCGGTAGAACCAAAAACCAAAGCTGACCAGGAAAAAATGGGCCTGGCTCTGGGCCGCCTGGCTAAAGAAGACCCGTCATTCCGCGTTTGGACTGATGAGGAGTCTAACCAGACCATCATCGCCGGTATGGGTGAACTGCACCTCGACATCATCGTTGACCGTATGAAGCGCGAATTCAACGTTGAAGCGAACGTGGGTAAACCTCAGGTTGCTTATCGCGAAGCAATTCGCGCGAAAGTGACCGATATAGAAGGTAAACACGCCAAGCAGTCTGGTGGTCGTGGTCAGTATGGACATGTTGTTATCGACATGTATCCACTGGAGCCGGGCTCTAACCCGAAAGGCTACGAATTCGTCAATGACATCAAAGGCGGTGTTATTCCTGGTGAATACATCCCTGCGGTTGACAAAGGTATCCAGGAACAGCTGAAATCAGGTCCGCTGGCAGGTTATCCGGTTGTTGATATGGGTATCCGTCTGCACTTTGGTTCATACCATGACGTCGACTCCTCTGAACTGGCGTTTAAACTGGCAGCATCTATTGCCTTTAAACAGGGCTTTAAGCAAGCAAAACCGGTTCTGCTTGAGCCGATTATGAAGGTTGAAGTTGAAACGCCTGAAGAGAACACGGGTGACGTCATCGGTGACCTGAGCCGTCGTCGTGGTACATTACGCGGTCAGGAATCAAACGTGACGGGTAATGTGATTCACGCAGAAGTTCCGCTGTCTGAAATGTTTGGATATGCAACCCAGCTGCGTTCTATCACTAAAGGCCGTGCATCTTACTCCATGGAATTTCTGAAGTACGATGATGCGCCTAACAACGTTGCTCAGGCTGTTATCGAAGCCCGTGGTAAATAA
- the tuf gene encoding elongation factor Tu, which produces MAKEKFERSKPHVNVGTIGHVDHGKTTLTAAITTVLAKTYGGSARAFDQIDNAPEEKARGITINTSHVEYDTPSRHYAHVDCPGHADYVKNMITGAAQMDGAILVVAATDGPMPQTREHILLGRQVGVPYIIVFLNKCDMVDDEELLELVEMEVRDLLSQYEFPGDDTPIVHGSALKALEGDAEWEAKIIELAGHLDNYIPEPERAIDKPFLLPIEDVFSISGRGTVVTGRVERGIVKVGEEVEIVGIKDTVKSTCTGVEMFRKLLDEGRAGENCGILLRGIKREDIQRGQVLAKPGTIKPHTKFESEVYILSKDEGGRHTPFFKGYRPQFYFRTTDVTGTIELPEGVEMVMPGDNIKMVVTLIHPIAMDDGLRFAIREGGRTVGAGVVAKVIA; this is translated from the coding sequence GTGGCTAAAGAAAAATTTGAACGTTCCAAACCGCACGTCAACGTTGGTACTATCGGCCACGTTGACCACGGTAAAACTACTCTGACTGCTGCTATCACCACCGTTCTGGCTAAAACCTACGGCGGTTCTGCGCGTGCGTTCGACCAGATCGACAACGCACCAGAAGAAAAAGCACGTGGTATCACCATCAACACCTCTCACGTTGAATATGACACCCCAAGCCGTCACTATGCGCACGTTGACTGCCCTGGCCACGCCGACTATGTGAAAAACATGATCACCGGTGCTGCTCAGATGGACGGCGCAATCCTGGTTGTTGCTGCGACTGACGGCCCAATGCCACAGACCCGTGAGCACATCCTGCTGGGTCGTCAGGTAGGCGTTCCTTACATCATCGTGTTCCTTAACAAGTGCGACATGGTTGATGATGAAGAGCTGCTGGAACTGGTTGAGATGGAAGTGCGTGACCTGCTGTCACAGTACGAATTCCCTGGCGACGACACGCCAATCGTTCACGGTTCTGCGCTGAAAGCGCTGGAAGGCGACGCTGAGTGGGAAGCAAAAATCATCGAGCTGGCTGGCCACCTGGACAACTACATCCCGGAACCAGAGCGTGCGATTGACAAGCCATTCCTGCTGCCAATCGAAGACGTGTTCTCCATCTCCGGCCGTGGTACCGTTGTGACCGGTCGTGTCGAGCGCGGTATCGTGAAAGTGGGCGAAGAAGTTGAGATCGTGGGTATCAAAGATACCGTGAAATCAACCTGTACCGGCGTTGAAATGTTCCGCAAACTGCTGGACGAAGGCCGTGCAGGTGAGAACTGTGGTATCCTGCTGCGCGGTATCAAGCGTGAAGATATCCAGCGTGGTCAGGTTCTGGCCAAGCCAGGCACCATCAAGCCACACACCAAATTCGAGTCAGAAGTTTACATTCTGTCCAAAGACGAAGGCGGCCGTCACACCCCGTTCTTCAAAGGCTACCGTCCTCAGTTTTACTTCCGTACTACTGACGTGACCGGAACCATCGAACTGCCAGAAGGCGTTGAGATGGTGATGCCTGGTGATAACATCAAAATGGTTGTGACCCTGATCCACCCAATCGCGATGGACGACGGTCTGCGTTTCGCCATCCGTGAAGGCGGCCGTACTGTTGGCGCGGGCGTTGTTGCCAAAGTAATAGCGTAA
- a CDS encoding lysozyme family protein: protein MEPGEGLLTFRAEGNNRPDSPYYSRKIHWPGIASRCNTWGSGVTIGRGYDMKHRGAEEVIHHLTLAGIPLAKAKKIAESARKSFCAASDFVKENKDSIEEISEAQQVRLFEITYSTYVKDSIRFYNRYKKHDSVAWEKLHPALREVLIDMKYQGTLAISMVPLFGKNKKEDVIKLIKQTSELREHEPVRRRIAWLQEYMK, encoded by the coding sequence ATGGAACCAGGAGAAGGACTACTCACTTTCAGAGCGGAAGGCAATAACAGACCTGACAGCCCTTACTATTCCCGAAAAATACACTGGCCAGGAATAGCTTCCAGATGCAATACATGGGGATCAGGCGTCACTATAGGCCGTGGTTACGACATGAAGCACAGGGGAGCGGAAGAAGTAATACACCACCTTACCCTTGCTGGAATACCTCTGGCTAAGGCAAAGAAGATTGCAGAAAGCGCAAGAAAAAGCTTTTGTGCAGCAAGTGATTTTGTCAAAGAAAATAAAGATTCTATAGAGGAAATCTCAGAAGCGCAGCAGGTAAGGCTGTTTGAAATCACTTATTCGACCTATGTAAAAGACTCAATCAGGTTTTATAACAGATATAAAAAACATGATTCGGTCGCTTGGGAAAAGTTGCACCCGGCATTAAGAGAAGTACTGATTGATATGAAATATCAGGGGACTCTGGCAATAAGCATGGTTCCCCTCTTTGGGAAAAATAAAAAAGAAGACGTTATTAAGCTGATAAAACAGACCTCTGAGTTACGTGAGCATGAACCCGTGCGCAGGCGGATTGCCTGGTTACAGGAGTATATGAAATGA